In Musa acuminata AAA Group cultivar baxijiao chromosome BXJ2-8, Cavendish_Baxijiao_AAA, whole genome shotgun sequence, one genomic interval encodes:
- the LOC135618921 gene encoding U11/U12 small nuclear ribonucleoprotein 35 kDa protein-like, with protein sequence MSNANINAVFYADTYHPIQAGSIDGTDTLPHDNAVYRAVLCSAAGLYDPFGDPKVIGDPYCTVFVGRLSRFTDEETLRKAMSKYGTVKNLRLVRHIVTGASRGYAFVEYETEREMRRAYEDAHHSLIDDYEVIVDYYRQHLMPGWIPRRLGGGLGGKKESGQLRFGGRERPFRAPLRHIPYADLQRLGIPPPPEGRYMSRFQVPSPPRCRSSHAAMDDSPARQRRSRDKEEPSHRRHRRSADRDDSSHKHHKHREHSHQHKKRSTSRDYDFLDH encoded by the exons ATGAGTAACGCCAACATCAACGCCGTGTTCTACGCGGACACGTACCACCCGATTCAAGCCGGGAGCATCGACGGCACTGATACCCTCCCCCACGACAACGCCGTCTACCGCGCAGTCCTCTGCTCCGCCGCTGGGCTCT ATGACCCGTTCGGTGATCCCAAGGTTATCGGTGATCCCTACTGCACGGTCTTCGTCGGGCGGCTCTCGCGCTTCACCGATGAAGAAACTCTACGAAAG GCGATGAGCAAGTATGGAACGGTGAAAAATTTGCGACTTGTGAGACATATAG TTACTGGTGCCTCACGTGGCTATGCTTTTGTTGAATATGAAACTGAGAGGGAGATGCGTCGTGCATATGAG GATGCACATCATTCTTTGATTGATGATTATGAAGTCATTGTTGACTACTACCGGCAGCATCTGATGCCTGGATGGATCCCAAGAAGATTAG GAGGGGGACTCGGAGGCAAGAAGGAATCTGGTCAACTTCGGTTTGGAGGTCGAGAGAGGCCATTTCGAGCTCCTTT ACGCCATATTCCGTATGCCGATTTACAACGGCTTGGTATTCCACCTCCACCCGAAGGGCGATATATGTCACGTTTTCAG GTTCCATCGCCGCCTAGGTGCAGAAGCAGCCATGCAGCCATGGATGATTCACCTGCTCGGCAGAGAAGATCTCGTGACAAGGAAGAACCCTCTCATAGGCGACATAGGAGATCAGCTGATAGAGATGATTCCTCTCACAAGCATCATAAACATCGAGAACATTCGCATCAGCATAAGAAGAGATCGACAAGCAGAGATTACGATTTCTTAGATCATTGA